A genome region from Macaca nemestrina isolate mMacNem1 chromosome 20, mMacNem.hap1, whole genome shotgun sequence includes the following:
- the LOC105478575 gene encoding insulin growth factor-like family member 3 isoform X2 yields MMPRCCILVLVWGITVFLSQCSQGTTDAPVDSGPWLCQPVPRCGNKIYNPSEQCCYDDAILSLEQTRRCGSNCTFWPCFELCCPESFGPQQKFLVKLKVLGSTDREQRREEEEKQLDIGDYR; encoded by the exons ATGATGCCACGATGCTGCATCTTGG tTCTTGTTTGGGGGATAACAGTCTTCCTCTCCCAGTGTTCACAAGGAACTACAG ATGCTCCTGTTGACTCAGGACCATGGCTGTGCCAGCCGGTGCCCAGGTGTGGGAACAAGATCTACAACCCTTCGGAGCAGTGCTGTTACGATGATGCCATCTTGTCCTTGGAGCAGACCCGTCGCTGTGGCTCCAACTGCACCTTCTGGCCCTGCTTTGAGCTCTGCTGTCCCGAGTCCTTTGGCCCCCAGCAGAAGTTTCTTGTGAAGCTGAAGGTTCTGG GCTCCACTGACAGagagcagagaagggaagaagaggagaagcagctggacatcGGAGACTACAGATGA
- the LOC105478575 gene encoding insulin growth factor-like family member 3 isoform X3 — protein MMPRCCILVLVWGITVFLSQCSQGTTDAPVDSGPWLCQPVPRCGNKIYNPSEQCCYDDAILSLEQTRRCGSNCTFWPCFELCCPESFGPQQKFLVKLKVLGTKSQCHSSPISRSCIGLH, from the exons ATGATGCCACGATGCTGCATCTTGG tTCTTGTTTGGGGGATAACAGTCTTCCTCTCCCAGTGTTCACAAGGAACTACAG ATGCTCCTGTTGACTCAGGACCATGGCTGTGCCAGCCGGTGCCCAGGTGTGGGAACAAGATCTACAACCCTTCGGAGCAGTGCTGTTACGATGATGCCATCTTGTCCTTGGAGCAGACCCGTCGCTGTGGCTCCAACTGCACCTTCTGGCCCTGCTTTGAGCTCTGCTGTCCCGAGTCCTTTGGCCCCCAGCAGAAGTTTCTTGTGAAGCTGAAGGTTCTGGGTACGAAGTCTCAGTGTCACTCATCTCCCATCTCCCGGAGCTGTATCGG GCTCCACTGA
- the LOC105478575 gene encoding insulin growth factor-like family member 3 isoform X1: MMPRCCILVLVWGITVFLSQCSQGTTDAPVDSGPWLCQPVPRCGNKIYNPSEQCCYDDAILSLEQTRRCGSNCTFWPCFELCCPESFGPQQKFLVKLKVLGTKSQCHSSPISRSCIGISLCHLSWSAVA; this comes from the exons ATGATGCCACGATGCTGCATCTTGG tTCTTGTTTGGGGGATAACAGTCTTCCTCTCCCAGTGTTCACAAGGAACTACAG ATGCTCCTGTTGACTCAGGACCATGGCTGTGCCAGCCGGTGCCCAGGTGTGGGAACAAGATCTACAACCCTTCGGAGCAGTGCTGTTACGATGATGCCATCTTGTCCTTGGAGCAGACCCGTCGCTGTGGCTCCAACTGCACCTTCTGGCCCTGCTTTGAGCTCTGCTGTCCCGAGTCCTTTGGCCCCCAGCAGAAGTTTCTTGTGAAGCTGAAGGTTCTGGGTACGAAGTCTCAGTGTCACTCATCTCCCATCTCCCGGAGCTGTATCGG gatctcactttgtcatctaagctggagtgcagtggcatga
- the LOC105478575 gene encoding insulin growth factor-like family member 3 isoform X4 has translation MMPRCCILVLVWGITVFLSQCSQGTTDAPVDSGPWLCQPVPRCGNKIYNPSEQCCYDDAILSLEQTRRCGSNCTFWPCFELCCPESFGPQQKFLVKLKVLGTKSQCHSSPISRSCIG, from the exons ATGATGCCACGATGCTGCATCTTGG tTCTTGTTTGGGGGATAACAGTCTTCCTCTCCCAGTGTTCACAAGGAACTACAG ATGCTCCTGTTGACTCAGGACCATGGCTGTGCCAGCCGGTGCCCAGGTGTGGGAACAAGATCTACAACCCTTCGGAGCAGTGCTGTTACGATGATGCCATCTTGTCCTTGGAGCAGACCCGTCGCTGTGGCTCCAACTGCACCTTCTGGCCCTGCTTTGAGCTCTGCTGTCCCGAGTCCTTTGGCCCCCAGCAGAAGTTTCTTGTGAAGCTGAAGGTTCTGGGTACGAAGTCTCAGTGTCACTCATCTCCCATCTCCCGGAGCTGTATCGGGTAA